Genomic DNA from Abyssisolibacter fermentans:
TAACTCTGCCTTTTCTTCTAATAATCTTGCATTTTTCACATATTTTCTTAACAGATGGTCTTACTTTCATTGTAAACCCTCCTTGCTACTTATTACGCCAAGTTATTCTTCCTCTTGACAAGTCGTATGGAGATAGTTCCAAAATAACTTTGTCTCCAGCAAGAATTCTAATAAAATTCATTCTCAGCTTTCCTGATATATGAGCTAATACTATATGTTCGTTTTCTAATTTAACTTTGAACATAGCATTAGGTAACACTTCTATAACTGTACCTTCAACCTCAATAACATCTTTTTTGGACATTAGGTTATCTAACCTCCGTTTCTGGCTATC
This window encodes:
- the rpmJ gene encoding 50S ribosomal protein L36; its protein translation is MKVRPSVKKICEKCKIIRRKGRVMVICQNPRHKQKQG
- the infA gene encoding translation initiation factor IF-1, with amino-acid sequence MSKKDVIEVEGTVIEVLPNAMFKVKLENEHIVLAHISGKLRMNFIRILAGDKVILELSPYDLSRGRITWRNK